From Oryzias latipes chromosome 18, ASM223467v1:
GACTCCAAGTGCATGGCTACTTGccaactttttttcctttttttattttttattaaggaaaaagtcataACCCTGACACTTGACAACATTAACCAAGCAAAATTAATAATAGATAAGAATTACATATTTTGGAAAGTATAAGATACCTTGGAGATCTTTGTGTTATTTATAGAACTGTTACGTGTAGTGCTTCTAAAATTTGCTAACAAGCCTTAAAAAATGCAGACAGTAtgaaatttaattattatatcaGAAATTCTGAAATATTTAGTCCATATTCAAATTAAACACATAAATGGCAAGGGCTGTTAAAAAGTCatcctttctttgttttgcattGAATATTATTACTGCCATGACAAATGTTTCCAGCTAACACTCACCTGTCTTGGATTCTGAAGGCCACATGGTTGACTTCAGGCTTTTTGTAGAGGCAGGAGAACTCAATGAAAGCTTGGTCCTTTCGAGTGATCTtatctttcagggtcacggcaTTCGTAAAGATTACTTGACTGTTGTTGGTCTAAAGGAACAAATATTCATAAGTTAATAACAAGCTGTTGACAAATAAAAACTCTCTTTCTTGTGACAAACTCACAGTAACTATTGTCCCACAATTATCGCTGGTGAAGTTAAAGGTCATCAAGTGAGTAGTTTCATCCACTTGACCCTTGCAGGTTTTATCCAGAAGAGTTAAGAGGGAGTAGTCGATGCCTCTTTGCTCCAGAAGACAGCCCACCAGAGTCAGTGAAGCAGAATTGTGCTGGCAGACAGTTGGAGCACCTGAATAACGATGCTGCATGTTACAGTAACATTTTCTACACTCACAAAACCAAGTTCTGTAGATTCCAAAGGCGACATACCAAAACTGCTTGAATTTATGTATGGGGCGGCAAAAATTGCTCTACAGCGACATCCAGTGGCGGTGCTGTTGTCGATCTGACCACAGAACTCATGATCGCTGCAGGTTCTGCCCGGACACATAACTGTAGAACTGGCTGAAGAGAGACACAGGAATGTTACTCCAAGAACATGAGCATCTAGAAAAGCTACATTCTTCTTCAGTAACCAGCTCTTACAGCACTGAGCTGCTGTCTCCCAGTTCTCTATGTTAACTTGTCTCTTCTGGCAGGCTTTGGCGTAGGCCCCCAGGAACTGACACCTGAGACCGTCCACTGCAGGATACTTGCACAAAGTCTCAGTGCAGGCAGCTATGTATGGCTGAGGGTCAATAACAGCATTACAGGAGGAGAATGGTGGGGATTTCAAGATGTTACACCTGTTCAATGCAGGaaagagaagaacagagaagacATTAAACAGATGATCATTTATGATATCACTAAAAATCAATGAAGGAATCTACTTACTGTTGAGTCACAGCAGTGCAGTTAACAGTGTTGTCAACTTTCTCTTGATACTGTTGCTGACAGCTGCAGGTGACAAACAACACACAGTCAGGACTGTTGTTCTGCTCAGATTTATCAAGAGAGCAGCAATCAGTGAGACTCTGACTTTGTGATCAGAGTGAGTGATCACCTGGAGTCACTGGAAAGTTTTGAAGATGAGAAACTGCTGGAGTTTTCACACAGACCCTTATAAGAGTGACCTGCAAGGACTGAAggtatgaaaaagaaatgatcagaaGATGTTTTGTAAAATGGTACATCTTTATGCTTTAGGTAAAGTTTTGTACCATCTATGAAGATCTGAGCTGTTGTTCCAtcaaagaacagagaaaaagatGCGCCTCCCAGTGAAATATTGGCAGTGACTCCAGTCTGGTCCTTGGAGAGACCAACACCATTAAACGTCTGGACTGAACCACTGAGGGTCACAGGTGAGCCTCCCACCTGTTGGACAGCAGACAGATTGAAGGAGGAAACAGTCAGTAAAACTCCTCAATCATCTTCAGAGCAGAGGAGGTGTGGAGGAGATCAACTCATGAGGTTTTAGGCAGCTTACCAGGACTCTGTGTCCTTGTAGCAGCTGAATGTCAGCACCCTGACTGAAGTCCAGAGTGACACTGTCCACAAAGCTCACATCTCTGCGACGCCGTTCCAGAAAGTTGGCCTTCAGAGTGAATCCAGTAGACTGATCCTGCAGCAGAGTGTACTCACACCGGTCTGACACTGAGTTCATTTGTCCTCTGAAGTCAATGACGGTGGGACCGGTCACTGTGCAGAGTCCTCTTTGCTTGCAGCTGATGCAGAgagaaagagacaaaacaaagaaaatgtaagttCCACTGAgactttgaggttttttttttcttaagtccTGCTTTCTGCAGCTGCAAATATGTaacaaatgctgtttattttctgagATTTAAACCTCCTTCAATGGCTATTTATGTAAGTTATTTCTTAACCAAGACATAACATTGTTGAGTTTAGTTAAACTAGAAACAATAACCAAACTGGAAGGCCACAGATGCTACGTACTTTTAACAACGGACAGTGTGTGTATCTTCAAAGTCAAGAATTGCATCAATAGATCAaactagggctgggcgatatggccaaaacaaaatctcagattttatttttttttattttttccgaTCCCACATCTGccatcggtactggagaagttttttttgtgtcccacaagatgtAAAccagagctgtgacggtgtgggatttttgatcaccgcgctgatgaagcagcaggagttgcggTCAGAAAACCTACCTTCCTTTGCCGTCACAGTATTCACGGTCACCGCAGGTGGTGCTTGTTACCACTGCAGCTGAGCTGCAAGAGCCTGTGGTGCAGGTCTCAGGAAAAGACTTCACGGTATTACGTGCCATACCAAAACCTGTGAAGTTGAGAAAGATCccacaaatttaaaaacttcTGACCTTTTTAAGGCTCACTAGTCAGATAAAGTTTCACAGAATTTCACAATAGTTAATGTTACCAACCGTTGAGTCTGCAACCAGTGATATCTCCATAATTTTCAACCGCTGCTTTACTAGCAACCACAGAGTGGACCTGTTCATTGTTGACTAGAGTGTAAGCATACtagaaagaaacagagaaatatgtgagaagagagagagaagacagaaataattttgttcttttcaaaattaAGAAAGTGAAAGAAATCCTTCTTAGTTACCCGAGGATAATCTGTTGACCCTGTCCCAGGTTGCTTAAATCAAAAGATAAAAGATATGAGGCattaaataaaccaatttaatttaaatgtactttATGAGATACTTGAGAAGGAGTAGGATTTGAAAACTACTAATCCAAGGGAATCTTTACCTGGTAATCAGAGTACTGTAGACCAAGAGCTGTCTGGGTACCAAACTGGTATAATTTCAGGGCAGTCTGTTAAAGACATAACAAGCTACATCACCACTGGATTGttgtcaaacaataaaaaacaagtttaagcTTTGATGATACAAATATGGTGTTTGTAGGTAAAGACTAAATACTCACAGTCCTTCCCtcacttaaaaatgaaaagtatgaataacattttaagtCATTTGTGAGGAGTTTCAGTTTCTGGCGGATGGTTGAGCTCAAGGAGTTATCTTGGTATATATTAAATGTGatttgatttttgtcaatcacaGGCCCTTGGATGCAGTCGTTGCTTTTTCCAGGGTTGTAAAATCCTTTAAAGCAGATCATGAGTCTTCCATTGCTGACGTCCGTCTGGTAAAAATCAACATAATATTTATTGGGAATCGAAGGTTTTATGTAACATCAGTATGTTTTAATGCATTACAAATAGGTCAAGCAGTTGTTAAATACTGAACAGAAATGCACTAGTTCTtggttttctgattttaaacAGTAAGAAAATGCGTTATATTACTAATAAACGTAGATAGAAACTACAaacttttaaattgattttcagACTTAGTCTTACTTACATAAACATTAGTGTACTTTTCCGTGTAGTATGTAATGGGACATTGAGCAATGCTGACTTGTTGTTTTTGAGTGATGATCACTGAACCtgaacacatacacacaaagcaGTGGTCTTAGCTTTAGTTAGAAGATAAGTTGGTGAAATGTTGTTGCGACATCTACTGGCAGTGTCTTATATACAACTCATACCTCATCatacaaaaaaggaaagggtCAGCACAGATTGAAAAGGCAGGAATAAATCTTTGACAAAAACTGGTAAATAATCTGTTAACATCTCATATAAGCAATTATCAAAAAATATCATATTGTTTTTATAATATGCAACGCTGACGTTTTCCCTAAAGATTGTAAATGGTTTCGCTtgtaagtatttaaaaaaatgatggcaTAAAATATTTAGCGGAGGAAATAATTACTTTGCTCCCTCAGGGTAAAGCAGTGTACCTGCTAGCGTGACAACAGAAAACAGGAGTAGCAGGAGGCGGAGCATGTTGGAGGACGACAAGTCAGCTCACAGTAGGATAGACtataaaaagcaaagtaaaaacGGTTGTAGTGTCAGTACATTCGACAAAAATGTTATGGTTAATCTGTTTGCAAAGTCAGCTCAGCTAGATCCGAATAGTCATAACTTGGAAAACATGGAACAACTACAACATGTACAACAAGACATAAGAATACCGTTGTGCTTTAcaaaaaaactattgttttatgaaaatatttttattgatgttaaaaaaacccgcacatttgtcctttttctaTTTAGTACAGAGATCTAAGGTAATTggtctgtttattttctttttttaacaaagacttTCTATAAAAGATAAAATGTTCATTACTGCGAGTCAAAGAGACGGCGATGTCACAATGTCTAAATGCTCTAAACAAGGGCTGAATCATTTGTTTGCTCTAAACACACATCAACAAAAAGAATAATCAGCTTTGACACACTTATGTTCAAAGAATTTATCTCTAAAAACAGTAATTCAAAAGCTTTTCTTACCTTTTCCCCCGTCTGAAGGGATCTACGGATTCTCTGATTTGTCTGCTGGCTTATCTGTTCAGGATGACACTTGAAGTTCTTTGCGCAGCATCTCGTACATCCACCACTTAGtagttaaaatattttacaggGGAGTGGTTTGTAATAGAGGTGGAACTTCTTGGAAGGAAACTCCCCATGCTGTGGCACGGCAGAATGTGTTTGTGCAGTTAAGTCAACCCCTTTGCTAAAAACTCACATAGTCATTTTGTTGAGTTCCAGCAACATACACTGCCTTTTTTGTTCATATATCCAatcatttttgtctttccaTGATACATTCCCTCTCTTACATCTAATTTAACCCCCTCCACCCCATCAGCTCTAAACCTTCAGTCTTCTTCGCTCATCACAGTCATCTGGTCTAACTTGGTAAAAACTAATGAATAAAAGATTGAAATTCCAAAACACGTGCAGAATACAACTAAATGTTTGTCTCCAATAAATTACGGAACCAGTAATTATTTTGTATATGATGTGTTTATCACAACTAATCATTGAAGTAGCGTATTCCAGGATATccaaactttaacatttttttttatctaaaccATTCTAGTCTTTGTGACagctcaaatgtttttaaaagactttcttttttccaattgCAGGTCTCTTAAAACCAAGCACCAGAAGTAAACAGCTGATGGGAACACTaacaatttatatattttatttggtttttgaattaaaaagcaTTGTGGTGGGACAGCATATTTACGGACAACTACTTCGTAATTCACTATGTATGACACTGACTTGGTACATAAAGAGAGAAACCAAGAATTACAGAAGAATGCTTGAGTCCAAACAGAACCGGAGCAGTAGCATTCTTTCCCCTTTGATCTGACATTTCTTATATAACTTATTACAGTTGCCAATTTCCTTCTGTACTTTTAATCATTTGTACATTTGAactaatgatgaaaaaaaaatcatacttaAAAAGATGGTtcgcttttttaattttgtcagTCATGCACTGTTTTATGCATCTAGTAGTTAAAGTCATTGCTTGCATGGTCTGATTGGTAGGTCTTATCTGTTTTCGTTAGTCCTACACGCTGTTCACGCCTATACATTTTAAGTTTAGGTATGTTCAGCCGTGGGTTTTTTCTCGGTACCTAGTGTGCTCAAAAACGTTTCCACCGACTACCAAGACTAAAAGGAAACTAGGCATTTATAATGGCTGGGCAAGTTAATGTTCACAAAAGTATTCTTTGACATTTGCAGTGCGTTGCCAAAGTTGAAcgtttgccacatttcagggtTCAAACATAAAGAtgcaaaactgtattttttttttaagaatcaacAACACATAGGATACAATCATAAAGTGGAACGAAATTTATTGGGTCATTCAAAAttttctaacaaataaaattcGGAGTGCAAAATTGATCAGCCCCtttactttcagtgcagcagaCTCTCTCCAAATGTTTAGTGAGGAGGATTTCTTAAAGATCCAATAAATGACTAATGATGATAAATAAAATCCACCGATATGTAATCAAGTCTCCGTATAAATGCACCTGCTCTGTGATAGTCTCAGAGGTCCGTTCAAAGCGTTTAACAGTTTATACCAGTAACTGtcaattgtgtttgtttatgtcATGGTTTTTGTGGCCCTCCCCTGCATGCAGAGTCTTCTCATAGACAGCAGAGGGAgcattctcttttctttctagtTCACTGTAATGCAATGTTCATTTCACAAGCCATTGACTAATGTTATGGATGACAGGTAACCTCAAACTGCCATACCCCCTCCAAGTCGTTCAATGGAATTTGCCTGGCATGAAACAACATTGGCTTTTCCTGAAGCAGCTCTGTGAGGCCATTGGAGAGGAGGTGATCTACATCTAAAAACTTCTGTCTTATGAAGTTAAACCCAAACAGTTgtaattaatgaatgaatgagttattgcagtaaaaaaaaagtttaagtttGGATTCAGTTTATCggatttataatatatatatatatatatatatatatatatatatatatatatatatatatatatatatatatatatatatatatatatatattttaattagcattatattttttagtttttaactttttgccCGTTTTGGACATGCTtagtttttgagtattttttaaatgggtTTTTCCAAAGTAACACAAATAGGTATAATTTTGTGTACTAAACACACATCAGATGCTTAATGTTTAATTTCAAAACAATATTatacatttagtttttattttacatttggctGTCAAAGTTTACTTGATTAGTTATTCCACCTCAGTGCCTTTTaagtttataactttttttttcttgataacGGACATTTTTATCGATTTCTGTGGATTGTATAGACAACTTACGTTCAGGGTAAAACAAACAGGGCATTGCATTTGTATGTTATAAAAGTAACAGTAGACAGTGTCCCTTCACCTTccgaaaataagacatttttggTTGTATTatctttaaatgtataaatccaGTAATGTTTAGGAAGCCTGACCTAAATTACAAAGATCATAGTGATGTGTCACGTACATATTTTTAACAACAACTAGCCACAGCACAAACAAACTGTTCTGGCATTCCTGTTAGCATTGCCAAGTTTTACAAATGTGACCTAAATAACATCCACTAAATTAAATCTACAAGGAAACTTGGGGAGGAACTAAATGTCAACTCTTTGCCTGAGGCGACTTGTTATCTGCATGTGGTTGAATGCGAGGCCATGGGGGATATTCCTAAAAGTCACTGAGTGTTGTACTTTCGTTTCTTTGTAGTATCAATATATCACTATAATAAAGAATCAATACCACATCAtctctaaaataaaatgatcattctttaaaaacattagaaaaaaagttaaacgtGTTACTGCAACCCCATACGTTCACCAAGTTACTTTTCTTGCTTTTAAAAGATTGAATAATAAGTTGGACCTCATTTCCCAGCAGACCGAGAGTAAATGCTTGATTCTTAAAGCTGCTGGAAAACGATAAACTTTCAAACAGGAAACTAGCTATCATTAAGAAAttagactcttttttttccctcaagaTATTGCCTCATGCCCTTGGCataaaaagataattaaaatttacaaaaattaaaacacattttaatattttgccaGTTTTGACATGCctagttttctatttttttactgttttttcaaaggaacatccatctttttttacTAAACGTACATCTGATGCTGgctgtttgattttaaaacaatcagtatacatttatttttttttgattcTATGGGTATCAAAGTTTGCTCATGTAATGAATTGGTAGTTCCACCTCAGTGGCTTATGGGtttgtgatatttttattgATAGCTGAAATTGTTCTTGATTTCTGAAATTTTGCCAAACTTGTAAGACTGTACTGGCATTCCTCGTAACATTGTCAACAGTTTTAAAAACGTGTCCTAAATAACTTCCACAAAATGTTGATTCACTTCTACAAGGAAACTGGGGAACTATACATCACCTCTTCCTGAGGTGACTTGTATGTGGTTGAATGCACAGACAGatggttttacatttttaaaatcatcattctttaaaaacaaagaaaaaaaaagttacatttgttCATGCAACACCATGAGTTCACCAAGGTACATTTCTCGctttaaaaaagattgaatATTAAGTTGGGCGTCATTTCCCAGCAGACCAAGAGTAACTGCTCGATTCTTCGGGCTGCTGGAAGACGATAAACTTTCAAACAGGAAAGATGCCATCATTAAGAAATTAGATCtataaaatcatatttttttctcttaagatATTGCCTCATGCCCCTTGGtagaaaaaatgattaaaatttacaaaaattaaaacaaatgtaaacaataaaatatggACTAAAAACATCCTTAAACTATTTAAATGATCAGATCAGTTTCCAGAAATCTGACCCGTAATATGTCGTACAATTATatattcaaacacatttttttacaaacaaaaagaaaatgatagtCAAGTATGACAAAGTAATTTCTGTTGTGGGCTGAACTTCAAACTGTCAACAAGATTTATACATCTTAAAAACTGCAACATTTTCCAAAGAGCTTCTTAAGGCTTAGTAGGAAATGCAATAAGTCAATTATTGAATGCCAGCTTTC
This genomic window contains:
- the LOC101156610 gene encoding uncharacterized protein LOC101156610 isoform X1 codes for the protein MLRLLLLLFSVVTLAGSVIITQKQQVSIAQCPITYYTEKYTNVYTDVSNGRLMICFKGFYNPGKSNDCIQGPVIDKNQITFNIYQDNSLSSTIRQKLKLLTNDLKCYSYFSFLSEGRTTALKLYQFGTQTALGLQYSDYQQPGTGSTDYPRYAYTLVNNEQVHSVVASKAAVENYGDITGCRLNGFGMARNTVKSFPETCTTGSCSSAAVVTSTTCGDREYCDGKGSCKQRGLCTVTGPTVIDFRGQMNSVSDRCEYTLLQDQSTGFTLKANFLERRRRDVSFVDSVTLDFSQGADIQLLQGHRVLVGGSPVTLSGSVQTFNGVGLSKDQTGVTANISLGGASFSLFFDGTTAQIFIDVLAGHSYKGLCENSSSFSSSKLSSDSSCQQQYQEKVDNTVNCTAVTQQCNILKSPPFSSCNAVIDPQPYIAACTETLCKYPAVDGLRCQFLGAYAKACQKRQVNIENWETAAQCSSSTVMCPGRTCSDHEFCGQIDNSTATGCRCRAIFAAPYINSSSFGAPTVCQHNSASLTLVGCLLEQRGIDYSLLTLLDKTCKGQVDETTHLMTFNFTSDNCGTIVTTNNSQVIFTNAVTLKDKITRKDQAFIEFSCLYKKPEVNHVAFRIQDSPVVQTVVSGDWNHTVTMKAFADSMRTQMLDPSYQVQLNQKIWVELKSSGLDENLISTVTDSCWATNQPSSDSSQKYFLIQDGCANFDDQTVQVERNGDGTLNYFSFNMFKFTDESRDLYLHCKLQLCLKQEGNCIPPCSVQTKRRRRSAKYHQRDAAFLSMGWST
- the LOC101156610 gene encoding uncharacterized protein LOC101156610 isoform X2 gives rise to the protein MLRLLLLLFSVVTLAGSVIITQKQQVSIAQCPITYYTEKYTNVYTDVSNGRLMICFKGFYNPGKSNDCIQGPVIDKNQITFNIYQDNSLSSTIRQKLKLLTNDLKCYSYFSFLSEGRTTALKLYQFGTQTALGLQYSDYQQPGTGSTDYPRYAYTLVNNEQVHSVVASKAAVENYGDITGCRLNGFGMARNTVKSFPETCTTGSCSSAAVVTSTTCGDREYCDGKGSCKQRGLCTVTGPTVIDFRGQMNSVSDRCEYTLLQDQSTGFTLKANFLERRRRDVSFVDSVTLDFSQGADIQLLQGHRVLVGGSPVTLSGSVQTFNGVGLSKDQTGVTANISLGGASFSLFFDGTTAQIFIDVLAGHSYKGLCENSSSFSSSKLSSDSSCQQQYQEKVDNTVNCTAVTQQCNILKSPPFSSCNAVIDPQPYIAACTETLCKYPAVDGLRCQFLGAYAKACQKRQVNIENWETAAQCSSSTVMCPGRTCSDHEFCGQIDNSTATGCRCRAIFAAPYINSSSFGAPTVCQHNSASLTLVGCLLEQRGIDYSLLTLLDKTCKGQVDETTHLMTFNFTSDNCGTIVTTNNSQVIFTNAVTLKDKITRKDQAFIEFSCLYKKPEVNHVAFRIQDSKTSTYQP